One segment of Arvicanthis niloticus isolate mArvNil1 chromosome 5, mArvNil1.pat.X, whole genome shotgun sequence DNA contains the following:
- the Pla2g2e gene encoding group IIE secretory phospholipase A2 isoform X2 — protein sequence MRPLIALAFFCLLAPLAAGNLVQFGVMIEKMTGKSPLQYNDYGCYCGLGGSNLPVDQTDWCCHAHDCCYGHLSKLGCDPKLEKYLFSVTRDNIFCAGRTACQRRTCECDRRAALCFRHNLGTYNRKYAHYCKKLCTGPTPPC from the exons ATGAGACCTCTCATTGCCCTGGCTTTCTTTTGCCTCCTGG CACCCTTGGCTGCTGGGAACCTGGTTCAGTTTGGAGTGATGATTGAGAAAATGACCGGAAAGTCCCCGCTGCAGTACAACGACTACGGCTGTTACTGTGGCCTCGGTGGCTCCAATTTGCCGGTGGACCAGACGGATTG GTGTTGCCATGCCCATGACTGCTGTTATGGCCACCTGAGTAAGCTGGGCTGTGACCCCAAGCTGGAAAAGTACCTCTTCTCTGTCACTCGGGACAACATCTTCTGTG CTGGTAGAACGGCTTGCCAGCGGCGGACCTGTGAGTGTGACAGGAGAGCCGCTCTCTGCTTCCGCCACAACCTGGGCACTTACAACCGCAAGTATGCCCACTACTGCAAAAAGCTGTGCACTGGGCCCACCCCGCCCTGCTGA
- the Pla2g2e gene encoding group IIE secretory phospholipase A2 isoform X1, producing MDPCMPCSLALWNLVASVPFSVAPLAAGNLVQFGVMIEKMTGKSPLQYNDYGCYCGLGGSNLPVDQTDWCCHAHDCCYGHLSKLGCDPKLEKYLFSVTRDNIFCAGRTACQRRTCECDRRAALCFRHNLGTYNRKYAHYCKKLCTGPTPPC from the exons ATGGATCCCTGTATGCCATGCTCACTGGCCCTGTGGAACCTTGTGGCCTCTGTCCCCTTTTCCGTAGCACCCTTGGCTGCTGGGAACCTGGTTCAGTTTGGAGTGATGATTGAGAAAATGACCGGAAAGTCCCCGCTGCAGTACAACGACTACGGCTGTTACTGTGGCCTCGGTGGCTCCAATTTGCCGGTGGACCAGACGGATTG GTGTTGCCATGCCCATGACTGCTGTTATGGCCACCTGAGTAAGCTGGGCTGTGACCCCAAGCTGGAAAAGTACCTCTTCTCTGTCACTCGGGACAACATCTTCTGTG CTGGTAGAACGGCTTGCCAGCGGCGGACCTGTGAGTGTGACAGGAGAGCCGCTCTCTGCTTCCGCCACAACCTGGGCACTTACAACCGCAAGTATGCCCACTACTGCAAAAAGCTGTGCACTGGGCCCACCCCGCCCTGCTGA